In Algihabitans albus, the following are encoded in one genomic region:
- a CDS encoding acyl-CoA dehydrogenase family protein, with the protein MADEPDSGEDDMPLDEGLTLELAETVRRVVEERLIPAEEKTVAEDRVPDEIRALLRDLGLFGISVPDSYGGLGLPLEAEVRLMFELCRASVAFRSMLGTNNGIGSQGIVTDGTEAQKQKYLPRIASGDLIASFCLTEPDSGSDAASLRTTARPDGEDFLLSGTKRYITNAPEAGLFTVMARSEPDQPGASGLSAFLVEADTPGITVGPWDRKMGQRGAHTADVVFDNVRIPATAIIGGPDRRGQGFKTAMKVLDRGRIHLAAVCVGAAQRLLDESLSYAVERQQFGQAIAQFQLIQAMLADSQAEIYAARCMTLDAARRVDAGEKVPMLASCCKMFASEMVGRVADRAVQIHGGAGYMADYPVERLYRDARLFRIYEGTTQIQQLVIARALISEASQALGR; encoded by the coding sequence ATGGCGGACGAACCGGATTCCGGAGAAGATGACATGCCACTGGACGAAGGCCTGACGCTCGAGCTCGCGGAGACCGTGCGCCGCGTCGTCGAGGAACGCCTGATCCCCGCCGAGGAAAAGACCGTCGCCGAGGATCGGGTTCCGGACGAGATACGGGCGCTGCTGCGTGACCTCGGCTTGTTCGGCATCTCCGTACCGGACTCCTACGGCGGGCTTGGCCTGCCGCTTGAGGCCGAGGTCCGGCTCATGTTCGAACTTTGCCGCGCATCGGTCGCGTTCCGCTCAATGCTCGGGACCAATAACGGGATCGGCTCGCAGGGCATCGTCACAGATGGCACGGAAGCGCAGAAGCAGAAGTACCTCCCACGCATCGCCAGCGGGGACCTGATCGCGTCCTTCTGCCTGACCGAGCCAGACAGCGGGTCGGATGCCGCCTCCCTGCGTACGACCGCGCGGCCGGATGGAGAGGACTTTCTGCTCTCCGGCACCAAGCGCTACATCACCAACGCACCGGAGGCAGGGCTCTTCACGGTGATGGCGCGCAGCGAGCCGGACCAGCCGGGTGCGAGCGGACTTTCGGCCTTTCTCGTTGAAGCCGATACGCCAGGCATCACGGTCGGTCCTTGGGACCGCAAAATGGGGCAGCGTGGCGCGCATACGGCCGACGTCGTCTTCGACAACGTGAGAATTCCGGCTACTGCGATCATCGGTGGACCGGACAGACGCGGACAGGGCTTCAAGACGGCGATGAAGGTACTGGATCGAGGCCGCATCCATCTGGCCGCTGTCTGCGTCGGTGCGGCGCAACGGCTGCTCGACGAGAGCCTGAGCTACGCGGTGGAACGCCAGCAGTTCGGCCAGGCCATCGCACAGTTCCAATTGATCCAGGCAATGCTGGCCGACAGCCAGGCGGAGATCTATGCTGCCCGCTGTATGACCCTGGATGCCGCACGACGCGTCGATGCCGGCGAGAAGGTCCCGATGCTGGCATCCTGTTGCAAGATGTTCGCCAGCGAAATGGTTGGCCGGGTCGCCGACCGTGCGGTGCAGATTCACGGCGGCGCCGGGTACATGGCCGACTATCCCGTCGAGCGT